One region of Triticum aestivum cultivar Chinese Spring chromosome 6B, IWGSC CS RefSeq v2.1, whole genome shotgun sequence genomic DNA includes:
- the LOC123133864 gene encoding tyrosine-sulfated glycopeptide receptor 1-like: protein MHFFTVPPVVLQLFVLLILASPAAACIEQEKRNLLGFLAGLSQDGGLATSWRDNGTDCCEWEGITCNGDGAVTEVSLASRGLEGRILPSLADLTSLQRVNLSYNSFSGGLPLELMSSGSIIVLDVSFSRLNGPLPELPSLVTADRPLQVLNISSNQFSSEFPSAIWKMTKNLIALNASNNSFTGHIPSSLCLGSPSLTLLDLCYNRLSGDIPTTLGDCSKLKVLKVGHNNLSGTLPVETFHATSLEYLSLPNNGLQGELDRAHMIKLSNLLTLDLGGNHFGGNIPESIGQLRSLEELHLGSNNMSGELPSTLGNCTNLKTIDLKFNNFSGDLGKVKFATLQNLKSLDLMSNNLSGMLPESIYSCRNLTALRLSYNNFHGEISLRIGNLKHLSFLSLVRNSFTNITKTLHGLKSCKNISVLLIGKTFMNEVMPQDETIHGFQNLQHLAIHQCSLTGRIPIWLSKLTNLKMLDLYSNQLTGPMPSWINSLNHLFRLDVSNNSLTGEIPITLMQMPMFKSDKAAIYSDPSLLDLDLIIYVAESSTVQYRIDSAWAKVLNLGKNKFTGVIPQEIGQLKALLFLDLSSNNFYGVIPQSICDLTNLQQLDPSNNHLTGEIPAALEILRFLSQFNISYNDLEGPIPTTGQLSTFQTSSFDGNPKLCGSLLIRDCSSVEEAPMHIISAKECSTKVIFAIAFGLFFGVGVLYDQLVLFRYFG, encoded by the coding sequence ATGCATTTCTTCACCGTTCCTCCAGTCGTGCTGCAGCTGTTTGTGCTGCTCATCTTGGCCTCTCCTGCCGCAGCATGCATCGAGCAGGAGAAGCGCAACCTCCTCGGTTTCCTTGCCGGGCTGTCGCAAGATGGCGGCCTCGCCACGTCGTGGCGTGACAATGGCACGGACTGCTGCGAGTGGGAAGGCATCACCTGCAACGGAGACGGGGCCGTTACTGAGGTTTCCCTGGCATCTAGAGGACTTGAAGGGCGCATCTTGCCATCCCTTGCTGACCTCACCAGCCTGCAGCGTGTCAACCTCTCGTACAACTCCTTCTCTGGTGGCCTTCCTCTGGAGCTCATGTCCTCTGGAAGCATCATCGTCCTCGACGTCAGCTTCAGCCGGCTCAACGGACCGCTGCCCGAGCTGCCATCTTTGGTTACAGCCGACAGGCCTCTGCAGGTACTCAACATCTCAAGCAACCAATTCAGCTCAGAATTTCCATCAGCCATATGGAAGATGACGAAGAATCTGATCGCGCTCAATGCCAGCAATAACAGCTTCACTGGGCACATACCGTCTTCTCTTTGCCTTGGGTCGCCATCTTTGACTTTGCTTGATCTCTGTTACAACCGATTGAGTGGTGATATTCCCACCACACTCGGTGATTGCTCCAAGCTCAAAGTGCTCAAGGTTGGCCATAACAACCTAAGTGGAACTCTCCCTGTTGAAACCTTCCATGCTACCTCGCTAGAGTACCTCTCCTTACCCAACAATGGTTTACAAGGAGAACTTGATCGAGCACACATGATCAAACTCAGTAATCTGCTTACTCTTGACCTTGGAGGGAACCATTTCGGTGGCAACATCCCAGAGTCCATAGGTCAGCTCAGGAGTCTGGAGGAGCTCCATTTGGGTAGCAATAACATGTCTGGGGAGCTGCCATCAACTCTGGGGAACTGCACAAATCTCAAAACCATTGATCTGAAGTTCAACAACTTCAGTGGAGACCTAGGCAAGGTAAAGTTCGCCACCCTACAGAATCTAAAAAGTTTAGATCTCATGAGTAATAATCTCAGTGGCATGCTTCCAGAAAGTATTTATTCATGCAGAAATTTGACTGCACTGCGGCTGTCGTACAACAATTTCCATGGTGAGATATCCCTGAGAATAGGTAATCTGAAGCACTTGTCCTTCCTATCACTTGTTAGAAATTCCTTTACGAACATCACAAAAACTTTGCATGGGCTTAAGAGCTGTAAGAACATCAGCGTCCTGCTTATTGGAAAAACCTTCATGAATGAGGTCATGCCACAAGATGAAACCATTCACGGTTTCCAGAATCTTCAACATCTCGCCATACACCAGTGTTCGTTGACTGGAAGGATACCTATTTGGTTATCAAAGCTCACAAATCTGAAGATGCTAGACTTATACAGCAATCAACTCACAGGACCAATGCCAAGCTGGATCAACTCCCTAAACCACCTCTTTCGGCTGGATGTATCTAACAACAGTCTTACTGGGGAAATCCCAATCACCTTGATGCAGATGCCAATGTTTAAATCAGATAAGGCAGCCATCTATTCGGACCCAAGCCTCCTTGACCTTGATCTAATTATTTATGTTGCGGAATCATCAACAGTTCAATACCGGATTGACAGTGCTTGGGCCAAAGTGCTGAATCTCGGCAAGAATAAATTCACAGGTGTGATTCCACAAGAGATTGGTCAGCTGAAAGCACTCCTTTTCCTGGACTTGAGTTCCAACAACTTTTATGGAGTGATCCCACAATCAATCTGCGACCTCACGAACCTCCAGCAACTAGATCCGTCTAATAACCATCTGACGGGTGAAATTCCTGCAGCATTGGAGATCCTTCGCTTCCTTTCACAATTCAACATTTCCTACAACGACCTAGAAGGACCTATTCCAACAACAGGCCAGCTGAGCACGTTTCAGACTTCTAGTTTTGACGGGAACCCAAAGCTGTGTGGCTCTCTGCTTATTAGAGATTGCAGTTCAGTCGAAGAAGCTCCCATGCACATCATCTCTGCAAAAGAATGCAGCACTAAGGTCATCTTTGCCATTGCCTTTGGTTTGTTCTTTGGGGTAGGAGTGCTATATGACCAGTTAGTATTATTCAGATATTTTGGCTAA